One region of Osmia lignaria lignaria isolate PbOS001 chromosome 7, iyOsmLign1, whole genome shotgun sequence genomic DNA includes:
- the LOC117604537 gene encoding uncharacterized protein LOC117604537 isoform X2, with the protein MPQGSIHWQGTQRRACGPGAHWNVQVVRGKVTTRCLWYACKALGIGLLLMLLGACMATIGYFADQLSVAQEIRGNLTIRVKNESRGFHLNNLSYAGPIVMGVGGFIVVAACVMTFEARDNAAKVVPARFRFSQTSTIKNTRNQRNRRSTSSQTTKWDHQLGVFKVNRSPSPSIQEVSRKQLTAEFMQFSKELNEKKTGHSIKKSPSAPTLIDKKSPRKRTTKYAGCALLNPELLQRHALSVDNPSYSPHQVSRESLDQQKMGGSQVSMAMDLHIPNKGPVTLKVKDRSDTARRHQLLRQTKVEYVEEVDEAARSPTGRVYSPKLSGAYCKYPDDFVPRKRNSIDVRLFEELTATKDLTKISPRDFRKISSPSFHKMSFDKIVTERRIERSMGQRKASLEFRKSPDFRRGDYRKLSVDRFSIDCAKYLLDEMEIRSRANSGENLRRQRQPKLHHSRSDDNKRQSFDKQKDAQSSRHSLNTQAVVESGGSEGELKYFAATSLDTEESRADYSEESRTIEIDDNIPTIITPDGPTEADALLEEPELENLTENGVENSRHDRQGIRRCDKMAIETERLIMMERGQMMKDFGDNEETILYVEDDEV; encoded by the exons gtGGTGAGAGGGAAGGTGACAACGCGGTGTTTGTGGTACGCTTGCAAAGCTCTCGGAATTGGACTCCTGTTAATGCTTTTAGGAGCTTGCATGGCAACCATAG GATACTTCGCAGATCAGCTATCAGTGGCGCAAGAGATCAGAggcaatctaacaataagagtgAAGAATGAATCACGCGGATTCCATTTGAACAACCTCAGTTATGCTGGCCCAATAGTGATGGGCGTAGGAG GATTTATCGTAGTGGCGGCTTGTGTAATGACGTTCGAGGCACGCGACAACGCAGCTAAAGTGGTCCCGGCTCGTTTCCGGTTCAGTCAAACATCGACAATAAAAAACACAAGAAACCAACGAAATCGAAGATCCACGTCCAGTCAGACAACCAAATGGGATCACCAATTGGGAGTGTTCAAAGTGAACAGAAGTCCAAGTCCAAGTATACAAGAAGTGTCAAGAAAACAATTAACTGCAGAATTTATGCAATTCTCCAAAGAACTGAACGAGAAGAAAACTGGGCATTCGATCAAAAAGAGTCCCAGTGCTCCGACTCTGATAGACAAAAAATCACCACGAAAAAGAACTACGAAATATGCTGGATGCGCATTGTTGAATCCAGAATTGCTTCAGAGACACGCGCTCTCTGTTGATAATCCAAGCTACAGCCCTCATCAG GTAAGTAGAGAAAGTTTGGATCAACAAAAGATGGGAGGCAGTCAAGTGTCCATGGCGATGGATCTCCACATTCCTAATAAAGGTCCAGTCACTTTGAAAGTGAAGGACAGGTCAGACACAGCGAGGCGTCATCAACTACTTCGTCAGACGAAAGTAGAATACGTCGAGGAGGTTGACGAAGCTGCACGATCGCCGACCGGTCGTGTTTATTCCCCTAAATTATCAG GTGCCTATTGCAAGTATCCGGACGATTTCGTACCAAGGAAAAGAAACTCCATAGACGTAAGGTTATTCGAGGAGCTAACCGCGACGAAAGACCTGACCAAGATATCCCCGAGGGATTTCCGCAAGATCTCCTCGCCGAGTTTCCATAAAATGTCGTTCGACAAAATCGTTACCGAGCGTAGGATCGAGAGATCAATGGGCCAGCGTAAAGCCAGCTTGGAATTTCGCAAGAGCCCGGACTTCCGTCGAGGAGATTACAG GAAACTATCCGTCGACAGATTCAGTATAGACTGCGCTAAATATTTATTGGACGAGATGGAAATTCGATCGAGAGCCAACAGCGGGGAGAACCTGAGGAGACAACGGCAACCAAAGTTGCACCATTCCAGGTCGGACGACAATAAAAGGCAATCGTTCGATAAACAAAAGGACGCTCAGTCCAGTAGACATTCTTTGAACACGCAAGCGGTCGTCGAGAGCGGAGGATCCGAAGGTGAATTGAAGTATTTCGCCGCGACGTCGTTAGATACCGAGGAAAGTCGCGCGGACTATTCCGAAGAGAGTCGCACCATCGAGATCGATGACAATATCCCCACGATCATCACTCCTGATGGACCCACCGAAGCTGATGCCTTACTCGAGGAACCGGAACTGGAGAACCTTACGGAGAACGGTGTCGAGAACTCGCGACACGATCGACAAGGAATTAGAAGATGCGACAAGATGGCTATTGAAACGGAACGTTTGATTATGATGGAACGAGGACAGATGATGAAGGATTTTGGTGATAACGAGGAGACGATTTTGTACGTAGAGGACGATGAAGTTTAG
- the LOC117604537 gene encoding uncharacterized protein LOC117604537 isoform X1 has product MPQGSIHWQGTQRRACGPGAHWNVQVVRGKVTTRCLWYACKALGIGLLLMLLGACMATIGYFADQLSVAQEIRGNLTIRVKNESRGFHLNNLSYAGPIVMGVGGFIVVAACVMTFEARDNAAKVVPARFRFSQTSTIKNTRNQRNRRSTSSQTTKWDHQLGVFKVNRSPSPSIQEVSRKQLTAEFMQFSKELNEKKTGHSIKKSPSAPTLIDKKSPRKRTTKYAGCALLNPELLQRHALSVDNPSYSPHQVSRESLDQQKMGGSQVSMAMDLHIPNKGPVTLKVKDRSDTARRHQLLRQTKVEYVEEVDEAARSPTGRVYSPKLSAGAYCKYPDDFVPRKRNSIDVRLFEELTATKDLTKISPRDFRKISSPSFHKMSFDKIVTERRIERSMGQRKASLEFRKSPDFRRGDYRKLSVDRFSIDCAKYLLDEMEIRSRANSGENLRRQRQPKLHHSRSDDNKRQSFDKQKDAQSSRHSLNTQAVVESGGSEGELKYFAATSLDTEESRADYSEESRTIEIDDNIPTIITPDGPTEADALLEEPELENLTENGVENSRHDRQGIRRCDKMAIETERLIMMERGQMMKDFGDNEETILYVEDDEV; this is encoded by the exons gtGGTGAGAGGGAAGGTGACAACGCGGTGTTTGTGGTACGCTTGCAAAGCTCTCGGAATTGGACTCCTGTTAATGCTTTTAGGAGCTTGCATGGCAACCATAG GATACTTCGCAGATCAGCTATCAGTGGCGCAAGAGATCAGAggcaatctaacaataagagtgAAGAATGAATCACGCGGATTCCATTTGAACAACCTCAGTTATGCTGGCCCAATAGTGATGGGCGTAGGAG GATTTATCGTAGTGGCGGCTTGTGTAATGACGTTCGAGGCACGCGACAACGCAGCTAAAGTGGTCCCGGCTCGTTTCCGGTTCAGTCAAACATCGACAATAAAAAACACAAGAAACCAACGAAATCGAAGATCCACGTCCAGTCAGACAACCAAATGGGATCACCAATTGGGAGTGTTCAAAGTGAACAGAAGTCCAAGTCCAAGTATACAAGAAGTGTCAAGAAAACAATTAACTGCAGAATTTATGCAATTCTCCAAAGAACTGAACGAGAAGAAAACTGGGCATTCGATCAAAAAGAGTCCCAGTGCTCCGACTCTGATAGACAAAAAATCACCACGAAAAAGAACTACGAAATATGCTGGATGCGCATTGTTGAATCCAGAATTGCTTCAGAGACACGCGCTCTCTGTTGATAATCCAAGCTACAGCCCTCATCAG GTAAGTAGAGAAAGTTTGGATCAACAAAAGATGGGAGGCAGTCAAGTGTCCATGGCGATGGATCTCCACATTCCTAATAAAGGTCCAGTCACTTTGAAAGTGAAGGACAGGTCAGACACAGCGAGGCGTCATCAACTACTTCGTCAGACGAAAGTAGAATACGTCGAGGAGGTTGACGAAGCTGCACGATCGCCGACCGGTCGTGTTTATTCCCCTAAATTATCAG CAGGTGCCTATTGCAAGTATCCGGACGATTTCGTACCAAGGAAAAGAAACTCCATAGACGTAAGGTTATTCGAGGAGCTAACCGCGACGAAAGACCTGACCAAGATATCCCCGAGGGATTTCCGCAAGATCTCCTCGCCGAGTTTCCATAAAATGTCGTTCGACAAAATCGTTACCGAGCGTAGGATCGAGAGATCAATGGGCCAGCGTAAAGCCAGCTTGGAATTTCGCAAGAGCCCGGACTTCCGTCGAGGAGATTACAG GAAACTATCCGTCGACAGATTCAGTATAGACTGCGCTAAATATTTATTGGACGAGATGGAAATTCGATCGAGAGCCAACAGCGGGGAGAACCTGAGGAGACAACGGCAACCAAAGTTGCACCATTCCAGGTCGGACGACAATAAAAGGCAATCGTTCGATAAACAAAAGGACGCTCAGTCCAGTAGACATTCTTTGAACACGCAAGCGGTCGTCGAGAGCGGAGGATCCGAAGGTGAATTGAAGTATTTCGCCGCGACGTCGTTAGATACCGAGGAAAGTCGCGCGGACTATTCCGAAGAGAGTCGCACCATCGAGATCGATGACAATATCCCCACGATCATCACTCCTGATGGACCCACCGAAGCTGATGCCTTACTCGAGGAACCGGAACTGGAGAACCTTACGGAGAACGGTGTCGAGAACTCGCGACACGATCGACAAGGAATTAGAAGATGCGACAAGATGGCTATTGAAACGGAACGTTTGATTATGATGGAACGAGGACAGATGATGAAGGATTTTGGTGATAACGAGGAGACGATTTTGTACGTAGAGGACGATGAAGTTTAG